TGCCACCACGGGCAGCCGCGCCGGCGCGCTGCCGGCCCGCGCGCCGCGCTACATCGTGGAAGCGGTTCGCAGCCGCGGCGGCTGGCAGGCCGGCGTGCTGCAGAGCGCGAGTGCCAAGGGCGCCAGCTACGTCTTTCGCGTCACGGCCATCGGTTACGGCATGCGCGACGAGACACAGGTCGTTTTGCAGACCACCTTGTACAAACCGGCCGCCAGCCCCGGCTGCCCTTCCTGAAGACGAGTCCTGTATGTGCCTCCTTCGAATTTGGGCGATGGCCGTCTGCGCCATCCCATGCGCCCATGCCGCCGCGGCGGCAACCGCACCCGACGCGGAGCTTCCGAGCGAACCGATGTTTTCGCTGGCATCGCGCGCCGACCCGGGGCTGGTGATCGATCTTTCGCTCAAGCGTGCGAACGCGGGCGCCGCGTACCGCGACAGCTTCGACGCGAAGAAAACCTACGGTGGTTACTGGGACGCGATGGGCTGCTACGGCTACGCGGCGGGCGACGGCTATTTCAAGCGCTCCTCCGCCGCAACAAGGCTCGGCAGCGGAGAAATCGCCTGCGTCAACCAGTGGAGCGGCAACCTGCTGAACTGGGCGCTGTCGTCGTCCCTCGACGGGGTGCGCCTTGCGTTGACGGGCGGCGACCGCGTGATCGACGAGCCGGGCCGCACGGTGTTGCAGCGTGCGGTGCTGCCGGAGGACTTTCATCGCAGCGCCCACTTCCCCGACAAGGCGGTGACCGGCAACCTGGACAGGCTGACGCCGCTCGTCACAGGCAAGCGTGGCGGGATGCTCGCGACGGACACGTTGCACTTCAACAGCTGCCTTGATCGCTTCGTCGTCGGGCACGCGGCCGCCGGCACTTGTGCGGCGCCGGGCGGAACGTCTTACGTCGCGCGCGCCGAGGTGTGCGCAGCGGCCGAAGCGGCGGTGCGTCCTTCGCTCTGCGTCAGGTACCCGGATGGCAATTCCAAGCCTGTGGGTGCCATCCAGCACTACGCCGGGCGGATGAGGTTCTCCGTCTTCGGCTATCTGCCGGATGACGACCCTGCACGCTATGGCGGCGTTCTGCGCGCACCGATGAAGCACGCCGGGCCGCGGAAGATCGACACAGCCTTCGACATGGTGGACAACCCGCAGTCGGAGTGGGATGCCACGACGGGCGTGTTCAAGGCCGACACGGCGGAGGGCCCCGGCATCGTCAACGCCATCAACCGCTTCGGGCGCAACGGCGTCCGGCAGGGCGCCTACAGCCTGTTCGATCCGGCAGGCGAGCTTTACTACGAGTCGCTGCGCTACCTGCAGGGCAAGGCGCCGACGCCCGATGCCGTCGCCGGTACGGACAGCCCTCGGCGCCATGGCGACCCCGTCGCCGCCAGTTGCCAGCGAAGCAGCATCCTGGTGATCGGCGATGCCGAAACCCACCACGACCGTTCGCTGCCGGGCATGTCGAAGGGGGACTCCATCGGTGATTTCGACCGCGGCTTCAACATCGCAGCCCACGAGCCCGACACGGCCTATTGGACAAGCCGGGTCGGCGCCTTCGAAAACCGGGAAGCGCTTTCCTACACGCACCCTTCGGGCAAGGCAGGTCTCACCACCCGTGGCAACGAGGGGCCGCGGGCGTTCAACTACAAGGGCGGCGCACCATTGACCTCGGCCCACATCGCGGACGTCGAAACCGGCGCCGACAAGGGATCGTTCGGGATGGCGGGCCTTGCGTACTGGGCCCGCACGCAGAAGATCCGCAGCGACCACACCGGCCTGCGCGCGCAGACCTTTGCCATCGACATGGGGCAGGGCGGCGCGAGCGCCATCGGGCAGAAGCAACGCGGCAGCGTCTTCTATCTGGCCGCGAAGTACGGCGGTTTTGCCGACAGCAACGACGACGGCAATCCGTTCCTTGCGTCGGGCGGCGGTTCCGAATGGGCCGAAGGCCTCGACGGCGACAACCAACCCAGGCCCGCCAACTACTTCCTGGCCGGCGACCCGCTGCAGATGACCGAAGCCGTCCGCCGGACCTTCCTGCGCGCGGTCGCGCCGGCGGGCGGCGTCACGGCGGGTGGCGCCCTTTCGTCGAACACGATCACCGAGGCCGGCGCAAGCCTTTACGTGCCACAGTTCGATGGGCGACGCTGGTCGGGCACGCTGCGGTCGTACCGCCTTCGCCTGGAGGCGGCGACAGGTACGGTGCAGCGCGCCGACAGGCCCGACTGGGATGCCGGCGAGCTGCTGACCGGCAACCCGAACGCGGTGCCGCCCGTGGCCGCGCGCGACGCCGCGAGCAGGCGCATCTTCACGCTCTCGACGGCCGGTGCCGGTACGCCATTTCAATGGGAAGCGCTCGACAGCGGGCTGCGCGGCTGGCTGAACGCGGCGCCCTATGTCGTGCCCGAAACCCCCGACGGCCTGGGCGCCGAGCGGCTGGCCTATCTGCGTGGAGATCGGCGCAGGGAGCTGTCCGCGCCGCAGGGCATCTTCCGCGTGCGCGACTCGGTCATGGGCGACGTGACCAACTCGAACCCGGTGTACGTGGGCGCGCCGGGCCCCGCGATCCAGGAGCCGGGCCACGACAGGTTCATGGCTGCCCATCGCGGCCGACCGCCAGCCGTGTACGTCGGCGCCAACGACGGCATGCTGCATGCCTTCGACGCCCGCACCGGGAACGAACTCTTCGCCTACGTGCCGCGCATCATGTTCGCCCGGCTGGCCGCCTACACCTCGCCGGACTATGTGCACCGAAGCTACGTCGACGGAACGCCCGTCGTGAGCGACGCCCGGATGGCGAACGGCGCATGGAAGACCGTGCTGGTTTCCGGCAACGGCGGCGGTGGCACCGGGGTCTTCGCGCTCGACGTGACCGATCCCGCGGCGTTCTCGGCCGACAAGGTGCTGTGGGAGTTCGGCGGCGCGCACGACAGCGACATGGGCCATGTGAAGCAGGCACCCCGGATCATGAAGTTCCGCACAGCGGCGGCCACGAAGACCCAGGCCGCCACCTATGGCTGGTTCGCAGTCGTTTCTTCGGGCTTCAACAATGCCAACCCCGACAAGTTCGCCGCGCTGTTCCTGCTGTCGCTGGACAAACCCGTGGGCGAAGCCTGGAAGCTAGACACCAACTACTACAAGATCGTCCTGCCAGCCCCGACAGACAAGACCCTCGTGAACGCCCTGAGCACCCCGGGCGACTATGCGGAAACGGACGGCGCCACCCGCTTCCTCTATGCAGGCGACACACAGGGCAATCTGTGGAAGTTCGATTTCTCGGGCAATGCGCCATGGGGCAACAAGGCCTTGGCGCTGAACCGCAAGCCCCTGATGGTCGCAATGACAGACAGCGGCGCGCAGGCAAGGCGGCAGCCGATCACCGTCGCGCCCGAGGTCGGCGTGGGCCCGGCGGGCGGCGCGATCGTGCTCTTCGGAACAGGAAAGTTCGTGAGCACCGAAGACCTCGGGCATTCGGCCCGGGGCGTGCAGACGATCTATGGCGTGTACGACAACGGCGTGGCCATTCCCGTCGGCGAAGCACGGGTGCAACTGCAGCCGCGCAAGGCCGGCGCCGTTGATGGACAGGCATTTCCGCCAGTCACCGGCGATGCCTTCGTGTACGGCGCGTTCGACCGTAAGACGAACGCCCGGCGCGGCTGGTACTTCGACCTGCCGGCGGGGCTCGAGCAGGGCGAGCGGTTGGTCTTCAAGCCGGTGCTGGGCAACGGCCAGTTGTTCTTCAACACGTTGATTCCCGATTCCAGCGCCTGCAGTGCAGACGGTGGCGGCCGCACCTGCGCTGTGAACGCGATGACGGGGCTCTCGCAGGGCGGCACCTGCGTTCCATCGAGCGCCGGCATGCTGGGTGCGCCTCATCTGGTGCAGTTGGGCACGGCCGGCTTCGGCGCGACCAATGCGCTCGGGCGCCGCCCGGAGACGAAGCGCCTCGCCGTCGTCAGCACGGGCGCGCGCAGCGGTCGGGGCGCAGGTCTCTCGACCGCGCAGCCTGTCGGCGACGGCAAGGTGGGCCAGACCGGCGGACGCCTGAACTGGCGACAGATCACCGACTACCGGAGGGCGAAGCCATGAGGACCCCGGTGCTTCGCGGTTTCACGCTGATCGAGATGCTGATCGTGCTGGCGATCGCCGCGATCCTGGCGGCCATCTCCTATCCGTCGTACATGGATTTCGTGCGCAAGGGCTGGCGCAGCGAGGGGCGCTCCGCGCTGATGCAGCAGATGCAGGAGCAGGAACGCCGCTACACACAGGTGGGGCGTTACCGGCGCTACGCGGGCGACTCGGGAGACGCCGGCGCGGGCGGCAAGTACACCGTCGAGAGCAGCAGTTGCGAAGGGAAGGGGAGCATCGACAGTTGCATCCGGCTGACGGCCACGCTGAAGGCCGGACTTTCCGATCCGCAGGTCGGCAACCTCTGGGTGGACAGCACAGGCGGCAAAGGCTGCGACGGGACGCAGCCCGCCAGGTGCTGGCAATGACGGGCGGCCAGAGCGCGGCATCGGCCGGCTTCACCTTGGTCGAGCTGATGGTCGTCGTGGCCATCGTGGCGGTGCTGGCCGCTGTCGGCGCACCGAGCTTTCGCGACATGTTGCTCAACCAGCGTCTCGCGACCGCCGCCCAGGGCCTCGGTTCCGCATTGAGCTTCGCGCGCATGGAAGCCATCCAGCGCGCGCGGCCCGTGGAGGTGGCTGCGTTCGCGGGCGGCGATTGGTCCCGTGGCTGGGTCGTTCGGACCGGGGCCGACGAGTCCTTCGAGACGCTGCGGCGCTTCGAGCGGTTGCCGCAGGGCGTGAGCGTCGACGCGACGCTCGGGGGCGGCTTTGCGCAGGGCCTGCGCTACGACGGCAACGGGTTCTCGCGCCAGACCGCCAGGGCCGGCTTCAGCGCGGGCTGCCTGACGTTGAAAGCCGAGACCGGGCGCAGGGCATCGATAGTCGTCTCGGCCTCAGGCCGGGCGAAGGTCTGCAATCCGGATGCGAGCGGCGATTGCGGCTCGGGGGTGTGCGGCAGGGTCGACGATGGCGGCTGACAGGCGCCGCCGCCGCGTCGGTCAGATGTCCCGCAGCAACTGCCTGAACTCGTCCACGTCCTCGAAGCTGCGGTACACCGAGGCAAAGCGCACGTAGGCCACCTTGTCCAGGCGCTTGAGCTCGCGCATCACGAGTTCGCCGACCTTGGTCGAGTCGATTTCACGCAGGCCGCTGGCCAGCAGCTTCTGCTCGATACGTAGCAGGGCGGTGTCGATCTGCTCGATGCTCACCGGACGCTTGCGCAGCGCCAGCATCATCGACGCTCGCACCTTGGAGGAGTCGAAGTCGGCGCGGCTGCCGTCCTTCTTCACGACCACGGGGAAGTTGACGTCGGGGCGCTCGTAGGTGGTGAAGCGCTTGTCGCAGGCGCTGCACTGGCGACGCCTGCGGACGAAGTCGGCGTCTTCCGAAACGCGGGTCTCGACGACCTGCGTTTCAAGATGACCGCAAAAAGGGCATTTCATGCGGCCAGGTCTTCCGGTCGATCAGCGATAGACCGGGAAGCGGCTCGTCAGCGCGTGCACCTTGGCGCGCACCGCGTCGATGTTCGCCGCGTCGCGCGGGTTCTCGAGCACGTCGGCGATCAGGTTCGCGGTGATGCGGGCCTCTTCGTCCTTGAAGCCGCGGGTCGTCATGGCGGGGGTGCCGATGCGCACGCCGCTGGTGACCATCGGCTTTTCGGGGTCGTTGGGGATCGCGTTCTTGTTGATCGTCATGTGGGCGCTGCCCAGCACGGCTTCGGCTTCCTTGCCGGTGATGCCCTTGGCGCGCAGGTCGACCAGCATCAGGTGGCTTTCGGTGCGTCCGCTCACGATGCGCAGGCCGCGCTCGGTGAGGGTGTCGGCCACGATCCTGGCGTTCTTGACCACCTGTTGCTGGTAGGCCTTGAACTCGGGCGTCATCGCTTCCTTGAACGCGACGGCCTTGGCGGCGATCACGTGCATCAGCGGGCCGCCTTGCAGGCCCGGGAAGATCGCGCTGTTGATGGCCTTCTCGTGCTGCGACTTCATCAGGATGATGCCGCCGCGCGGGCCGCGCAGGCTCTTGTGCGTGGTCGAGGTCACGATGTCGGCGTGCGGCACCGGGTTGGGGTACACGCCCGCGGCCACGAGGCCGGCGTAGTGGGCGATGTCGACCATGAAGATCGCGCCCACGTCCTTGGCCACCTTGGCGAAGCGCTCGAAGTCGATGTGCAGCGAGTAGGCCGAGGCGCCCGCGATGATCAGCTTGGGCATGTGCTCGTGCGCCTTGCGTTCCATCGCGTCGTAGTCGATGGCTTCGTTGGCGTCCAGGCCGTAGCTCACCACGTTGAACCACTTGCCGCTCATGTTGAGAGGCATGCCGTGGGTCAGGTGGCCGCCTTCGGCCAGGCTCATGCCCATGATGGTGTCGCCGGGCTTGAGGAAGGCCAGCATCACGGCTTCGTTGGCCGAGGCGCCGCAATGCGGCTGCACGTTGGCGGCGTCGGCGCCGAAGATCTGCTTGACGCGGTCGATGGCCAGCTGCTCGGCCACGTCGACGTGCTCGCAGCCGCCGTAGTAGCGCTTGCCCGGGTAGCCTTCGGCGTACTTATTAGTGAGTTGCGAGCCTTGGGCGGCCATGACGGCCGGCGAGGCGTAGTTCTCGCTGGCGATCAGCTCGATGTGGTGTTCCTGGCGCGCGTTCTCGGCTTGAATTGCGGCCCAGATTTCGGGATCGGTCTGTTCGACCAGGATATTGCGTTGGTACATGGCAGTCCTTTGAAGACGAGGTCCTTGTTCTTCAACCAAACAAGGGCTGCCCAGGCGAACGGCTGAACGCCTGTTGTGGCCAGGCGGCACGCTTCCCAGTGGTATTCCACGTCAGCGCGTGGCACCTTGTTCAAGTGCTGCGCCTATCGCCAGTCGCGTACAGGGCCGAGTGTAGCTCACACCCGGCCGGGCCGGCTTCAGGAAACGGCGGAAAGCAGGGCGACCTTGGCGGGCTCCGAGCTTTCTTCGGCCTTGATCGGTGCCGGTGCCGGCGTCACGATGGGAATCGGCTGCGCACGCACGGTCGTGCGGGGCGGCAGCACCGACGGCGCACGGCCGTTGGCAACCTGCAGCAGGCGCTCGTGCTCGGCCATCACCTTGCTGGCGTAGCCGCCGTCGTCTTCCAGGTTGGCTGCGCCCACGTAGTAGCGCAGGCCCCCTTCGAGCGAGCCGGCGCGGGAGATGCATTCCTGCAGCACCTTCACGCCGACGCGCATGTTCGTCACCGGGTCGAAGGCGGTGAGCGTGCCGCCCGCGCTTTCGTACTTGTCGCCGTGCACGCGGGTCATGACCTGCATCAGGCCCTGGGCGCCGACCTGGCTCTGGGCAAAGGGATTGAAACTGGATTCCACGGCCATGATGGCCAGGATCAGCGTCGGGTCGAGCTTGGTGCGCTTGCCGATGTTGTAGGCCTCGGCGACGAGCACGCTCAGCGGCTCGGCCGCAACGCTGTACTTCTTGCTGAGCCAGTACGCCACGGCGGCCTGCTGCTTGGGCAGGTCGCCGGGGCTCGCGGCCGTGGTGCGCTCGATCGCGGTCGGCTCGAGGTCCGTGACTGCGGGCGCGGGCTTGCGCGACTGCAGCCAGCCCATGAGCTGTTCCTCGCCGGTCTGGCGCAGATCGGGCCGTGCCACGAGGGCGAGGGCCGCAAACACGATGGCCAGGCCGACCAACGCAAACCCGTTGTGGGTGATTTCAAAAAAGCCGTCTGCCACATCGGACACAAAGGTCCGT
This region of Variovorax sp. RKNM96 genomic DNA includes:
- a CDS encoding PilC/PilY family type IV pilus protein; amino-acid sequence: MFSLASRADPGLVIDLSLKRANAGAAYRDSFDAKKTYGGYWDAMGCYGYAAGDGYFKRSSAATRLGSGEIACVNQWSGNLLNWALSSSLDGVRLALTGGDRVIDEPGRTVLQRAVLPEDFHRSAHFPDKAVTGNLDRLTPLVTGKRGGMLATDTLHFNSCLDRFVVGHAAAGTCAAPGGTSYVARAEVCAAAEAAVRPSLCVRYPDGNSKPVGAIQHYAGRMRFSVFGYLPDDDPARYGGVLRAPMKHAGPRKIDTAFDMVDNPQSEWDATTGVFKADTAEGPGIVNAINRFGRNGVRQGAYSLFDPAGELYYESLRYLQGKAPTPDAVAGTDSPRRHGDPVAASCQRSSILVIGDAETHHDRSLPGMSKGDSIGDFDRGFNIAAHEPDTAYWTSRVGAFENREALSYTHPSGKAGLTTRGNEGPRAFNYKGGAPLTSAHIADVETGADKGSFGMAGLAYWARTQKIRSDHTGLRAQTFAIDMGQGGASAIGQKQRGSVFYLAAKYGGFADSNDDGNPFLASGGGSEWAEGLDGDNQPRPANYFLAGDPLQMTEAVRRTFLRAVAPAGGVTAGGALSSNTITEAGASLYVPQFDGRRWSGTLRSYRLRLEAATGTVQRADRPDWDAGELLTGNPNAVPPVAARDAASRRIFTLSTAGAGTPFQWEALDSGLRGWLNAAPYVVPETPDGLGAERLAYLRGDRRRELSAPQGIFRVRDSVMGDVTNSNPVYVGAPGPAIQEPGHDRFMAAHRGRPPAVYVGANDGMLHAFDARTGNELFAYVPRIMFARLAAYTSPDYVHRSYVDGTPVVSDARMANGAWKTVLVSGNGGGGTGVFALDVTDPAAFSADKVLWEFGGAHDSDMGHVKQAPRIMKFRTAAATKTQAATYGWFAVVSSGFNNANPDKFAALFLLSLDKPVGEAWKLDTNYYKIVLPAPTDKTLVNALSTPGDYAETDGATRFLYAGDTQGNLWKFDFSGNAPWGNKALALNRKPLMVAMTDSGAQARRQPITVAPEVGVGPAGGAIVLFGTGKFVSTEDLGHSARGVQTIYGVYDNGVAIPVGEARVQLQPRKAGAVDGQAFPPVTGDAFVYGAFDRKTNARRGWYFDLPAGLEQGERLVFKPVLGNGQLFFNTLIPDSSACSADGGGRTCAVNAMTGLSQGGTCVPSSAGMLGAPHLVQLGTAGFGATNALGRRPETKRLAVVSTGARSGRGAGLSTAQPVGDGKVGQTGGRLNWRQITDYRRAKP
- a CDS encoding type IV pilin protein; the encoded protein is MRTPVLRGFTLIEMLIVLAIAAILAAISYPSYMDFVRKGWRSEGRSALMQQMQEQERRYTQVGRYRRYAGDSGDAGAGGKYTVESSSCEGKGSIDSCIRLTATLKAGLSDPQVGNLWVDSTGGKGCDGTQPARCWQ
- a CDS encoding GspH/FimT family pseudopilin, producing MTGGQSAASAGFTLVELMVVVAIVAVLAAVGAPSFRDMLLNQRLATAAQGLGSALSFARMEAIQRARPVEVAAFAGGDWSRGWVVRTGADESFETLRRFERLPQGVSVDATLGGGFAQGLRYDGNGFSRQTARAGFSAGCLTLKAETGRRASIVVSASGRAKVCNPDASGDCGSGVCGRVDDGG
- the nrdR gene encoding transcriptional regulator NrdR, with the protein product MKCPFCGHLETQVVETRVSEDADFVRRRRQCSACDKRFTTYERPDVNFPVVVKKDGSRADFDSSKVRASMMLALRKRPVSIEQIDTALLRIEQKLLASGLREIDSTKVGELVMRELKRLDKVAYVRFASVYRSFEDVDEFRQLLRDI
- the glyA gene encoding serine hydroxymethyltransferase; this encodes MYQRNILVEQTDPEIWAAIQAENARQEHHIELIASENYASPAVMAAQGSQLTNKYAEGYPGKRYYGGCEHVDVAEQLAIDRVKQIFGADAANVQPHCGASANEAVMLAFLKPGDTIMGMSLAEGGHLTHGMPLNMSGKWFNVVSYGLDANEAIDYDAMERKAHEHMPKLIIAGASAYSLHIDFERFAKVAKDVGAIFMVDIAHYAGLVAAGVYPNPVPHADIVTSTTHKSLRGPRGGIILMKSQHEKAINSAIFPGLQGGPLMHVIAAKAVAFKEAMTPEFKAYQQQVVKNARIVADTLTERGLRIVSGRTESHLMLVDLRAKGITGKEAEAVLGSAHMTINKNAIPNDPEKPMVTSGVRIGTPAMTTRGFKDEEARITANLIADVLENPRDAANIDAVRAKVHALTSRFPVYR
- a CDS encoding lytic transglycosylase domain-containing protein; this encodes MNKAFDATARGLRTFVSDVADGFFEITHNGFALVGLAIVFAALALVARPDLRQTGEEQLMGWLQSRKPAPAVTDLEPTAIERTTAASPGDLPKQQAAVAYWLSKKYSVAAEPLSVLVAEAYNIGKRTKLDPTLILAIMAVESSFNPFAQSQVGAQGLMQVMTRVHGDKYESAGGTLTAFDPVTNMRVGVKVLQECISRAGSLEGGLRYYVGAANLEDDGGYASKVMAEHERLLQVANGRAPSVLPPRTTVRAQPIPIVTPAPAPIKAEESSEPAKVALLSAVS